Part of the Methanofastidiosum sp. genome is shown below.
AGAATAAAGTTGAAGCACTTTTGTACTTACTCCCACTTGCTTTACATGTAGACCCTCAATTGATAAAAGAAGAAGTGGCTTCAGCAGCCAAAGAATTAGAGAAACATGTAGATTATCTAGTATTGTTTTTTGGCCTATGTGGAAATTCGCTTGGAGATGTTGAAGCTTTAATGAAAGAAAACAGGATAAAGGTTCCAGCAATTATACTAAAAGATGGACAAGGAGAAATAGTGGATGATTGTGTCTGTGCATTGATAGGATCAAGAAACAAATATATTGAAAGTATAAATGAAGAGCCTGGAACATGGTTTATGACATATGGTTGGGCAAAATATTGGAAAGAATTGTCATGTGAAACTGTGGGATCTTTTGATATTAATAAAATGAAGCTTGTGTTTGATAGGACAGGCTATAAAAGGACTGTGGTTGTGGATTTAGAATTTGGAGATAAAGAAATTTATCACAAAAGATGTAATGAATTTTCGGAGATTTTTAACCTGCCAGTATGTTACAAAAAAGGAAATGTAAATTTATTAAAAGAAGCACTTGGAAAAGCGCTAGAAGAGGTGTTAAATGATTGATCTTACAAATATTTTACTAATATTTTTATTTGCAAAGATATTTGGAGATCTGGCAGAAAGGAAAAATCTATCTAGTATTGTAGGTCATGTTATATGCGGTATAGCTCTTGGGCCATTTGTATTGGGAATAATATATCCTGGAAAAGAAATCGAAGTACTAGCAGATATTGGTCTATTGGTAATAATGCTTTACGCAGGATTAACTAGCGATTATAAGGATCTATTAAAAGCCAAATATACAGCAGTAATTATTGGGATATTTGGAGTAATTGCATCTTTTATTTTGTGTTTTTCTATAATGTGGTTTTTAGGTTTTGGATTAATTCCCTCTCTATTTGTTGGAATAATACTAACAAACACTGCTGTTGAGATTATAGGGGGTATGGTGGCAAATGAAAGCAATCAGAAAGTATCACATATTCTTCTTGGGGCATCATTTTTTGATGATATAATTGCTATATATCTAGTTGGATTATTATCAACTATAACTTTAAATCAATCAACATTTAATCTGGTGGATATAGGTAATGTGACTTTGAAAATAGTCATCTTTTTTGTGATCACTATTCTGTTAAGTGAATTTTTAATATCATCAAAAGGGCCAAGAATTGTAAAATATTT
Proteins encoded:
- a CDS encoding DUF1638 domain-containing protein, coding for MKRVGIVVCQIFEDELLQILESFPEIDKILIYDNDASKEFQNIVSKRLSPDKFKIVRELCSAKFVKRENKVEALLYLLPLALHVDPQLIKEEVASAAKELEKHVDYLVLFFGLCGNSLGDVEALMKENRIKVPAIILKDGQGEIVDDCVCALIGSRNKYIESINEEPGTWFMTYGWAKYWKELSCETVGSFDINKMKLVFDRTGYKRTVVVDLEFGDKEIYHKRCNEFSEIFNLPVCYKKGNVNLLKEALGKALEEVLND
- a CDS encoding cation:proton antiporter — translated: MIDLTNILLIFLFAKIFGDLAERKNLSSIVGHVICGIALGPFVLGIIYPGKEIEVLADIGLLVIMLYAGLTSDYKDLLKAKYTAVIIGIFGVIASFILCFSIMWFLGFGLIPSLFVGIILTNTAVEIIGGMVANESNQKVSHILLGASFFDDIIAIYLVGLLSTITLNQSTFNLVDIGNVTLKIVIFFVITILLSEFLISSKGPRIVKYLVEGDQHQSIMLVFIFTLIFALFASFIGLHEVVGSFIAGLILSRIKEKEDPMLSFRIRFNEVTSEMNTLMRFFFMPLFFVYIGLLFNRENTQINIPLIILLFIGAMGGKIIGCGLASKISRLDNRDALLIGVGMCGRGSLELAIVRYGFSNGVISSELYSSIVIVTLLSIIITPILFGKLIRKSDVYFYDVSVP